From one Peptoniphilaceae bacterium AMB_02 genomic stretch:
- a CDS encoding amidohydrolase, which produces MNLLIKNIDVIPMTEKNLILENVDIHIVDNRISYIGVEKDGFTADKIIDGKGKIAIPGLINAHTHLGMSLMRNYADDLDLMTWLQDEIWPFEAKLGREDIYYASKLSMIELIKSGCTAFVDMYFEMDRVADAALEIGIRGVVTPGYIEDDKSEDRIRNYRNIYEKYNDKDGLIKVMIAPHSPYTVGKEHLLKLIKLAKELNTGIHIHLSETKMEVENAMRDFGKSPIAYVEELGLFEVHTIAAHCVHVDENDMRILAENNVFVVHNPSSNLKLASGFAKVDKMMELGVKVALGTDGASSNNNLNMMEEMHIASLLGKAVSNDPKALDAYQTLEMATINGAKSFGMGDELGSLENGKLADIAIIDMNKTHLVPANNKISMIVYAAQASDVDTVIINGRVVMENGELIGVDEASIVDEVNKRLRALKETK; this is translated from the coding sequence ATGAATTTACTTATCAAAAACATTGATGTTATACCCATGACTGAGAAGAATTTAATTCTTGAGAATGTAGATATACACATAGTTGATAATAGAATATCTTATATAGGTGTAGAAAAAGACGGCTTTACTGCAGATAAAATCATTGACGGGAAAGGTAAAATAGCAATACCGGGACTGATAAATGCACATACCCACCTGGGTATGAGTTTGATGAGGAATTATGCAGATGATTTAGACCTAATGACATGGCTACAAGATGAAATATGGCCATTTGAAGCAAAACTCGGAAGAGAAGATATATATTATGCTTCTAAACTATCTATGATAGAACTGATTAAATCGGGTTGTACCGCATTTGTAGATATGTACTTTGAAATGGACAGGGTGGCAGATGCTGCTCTTGAAATCGGAATAAGAGGAGTAGTAACTCCTGGATATATTGAGGATGACAAATCAGAGGACAGGATTAGAAATTATAGGAATATTTACGAAAAGTATAATGACAAAGACGGACTTATCAAAGTAATGATTGCTCCTCACTCACCATATACAGTCGGAAAAGAACATCTTTTAAAGCTTATAAAATTGGCAAAAGAATTAAATACAGGCATCCACATCCATCTATCCGAAACCAAAATGGAAGTCGAAAATGCAATGAGAGATTTTGGAAAATCACCAATAGCTTATGTAGAGGAACTTGGATTATTTGAAGTGCATACCATTGCTGCCCACTGTGTCCATGTGGATGAAAATGATATGAGAATTCTAGCTGAGAATAATGTATTTGTGGTTCACAATCCATCAAGTAATTTAAAACTTGCTTCGGGATTTGCAAAAGTAGACAAGATGATGGAATTGGGAGTTAAAGTAGCACTGGGAACAGATGGTGCATCTTCCAATAATAATTTAAATATGATGGAAGAGATGCATATTGCGTCATTACTTGGAAAGGCTGTCAGCAATGACCCTAAAGCTCTTGATGCCTATCAAACACTTGAAATGGCAACGATAAACGGTGCAAAATCATTCGGTATGGGCGACGAACTAGGAAGTTTGGAAAATGGCAAGCTTGCAGACATTGCAATCATAGATATGAATAAGACGCATTTGGTTCCTGCAAACAATAAGATTTCGATGATTGTATATGCAGCTCAGGCATCAGATGTAGATACTGTAATTATTAATGGAAGAGTTGTCATGGAAAATGGAGAATTAATTGGGGTGGATGAAGCTTCAATAGTAGATGAGGTAAATAAAAGACTTAGGGCTTTAAAGGAAACAAAATGA
- a CDS encoding NAD(P)H-hydrate dehydratase yields MIGIDIVKISRISRLLEKERFLNRVFSPKEIEYFKAKGMKTETIAGSFAAKEAVSKAFGTGIGKLSFKDIEIIRDRNGKPSCTLSENGLKLACSLGFSNVLISISHEEEYAVAIAKAVEDLPVISSNEIPILKSRQKNSHKGDYGKVGLIGGSKGMTGSILLSSMAALRTGAGLVYTLVPDTVSEIVEMKSLENIVIPVPEKGGGHFDINSLPKLKGEVSKYDAICFGPGIGRTDEMLMILSNLIQTGKKMVLDADGLNALAENPEILANSSEICITPHAMEMSRLIKKDINYINENRLDVAMFFSKLYNIIVILKGHETIVTNGESYYINKTGNPGMATAGSGDVLTGIITSLAAGGYDMFEAAKLGVFLHGLAGDYAAAKHGQDSLIARDIIDSLAKAIQKKRFIDARYNNSSDLG; encoded by the coding sequence ATGATTGGAATTGATATAGTTAAGATATCAAGGATCTCAAGACTACTAGAAAAAGAGAGATTCTTAAATAGGGTGTTTTCTCCGAAAGAGATAGAGTATTTTAAAGCTAAAGGAATGAAGACAGAAACCATAGCAGGATCTTTTGCTGCAAAGGAAGCAGTTTCCAAAGCATTTGGAACGGGTATTGGAAAACTGTCATTTAAAGATATTGAAATAATCAGAGATAGAAATGGTAAGCCGAGTTGTACCCTTTCTGAAAATGGTTTGAAATTAGCTTGCAGTTTGGGGTTTTCAAATGTCTTGATATCGATTAGTCATGAGGAGGAGTATGCTGTTGCAATTGCAAAGGCAGTGGAAGACCTACCGGTAATAAGCAGCAATGAAATCCCCATCCTTAAATCAAGGCAGAAGAATAGCCATAAGGGAGATTATGGCAAGGTCGGGTTAATAGGTGGTTCCAAGGGAATGACTGGATCCATACTGTTAAGCTCCATGGCAGCTTTAAGAACCGGTGCGGGTTTGGTCTATACTCTAGTTCCGGATACTGTGTCAGAAATCGTTGAAATGAAGAGTTTGGAAAATATAGTGATACCTGTTCCTGAAAAGGGTGGAGGACATTTCGACATTAATTCCCTACCTAAACTTAAGGGCGAGGTATCTAAATACGATGCAATATGTTTTGGACCCGGTATTGGAAGAACTGATGAGATGCTGATGATATTATCAAATCTGATTCAAACCGGGAAAAAGATGGTACTAGATGCCGATGGACTAAATGCATTGGCTGAAAATCCGGAAATATTGGCAAATTCAAGTGAAATATGCATAACCCCTCATGCGATGGAAATGTCGCGTTTGATTAAAAAAGATATCAATTATATTAACGAAAATAGGCTCGATGTTGCAATGTTCTTTTCAAAGTTATATAATATTATAGTGATTTTAAAGGGGCATGAGACGATTGTAACAAATGGAGAGTCTTATTATATTAATAAGACGGGCAATCCGGGTATGGCAACAGCCGGCTCCGGAGATGTCTTAACCGGAATTATAACATCTCTTGCAGCCGGTGGTTACGATATGTTTGAAGCCGCAAAGCTAGGTGTATTTTTACATGGACTGGCCGGAGATTATGCCGCTGCAAAACACGGACAGGATTCATTAATCGCCAGAGATATAATTGATTCGCTAGCTAAAGCAATACAAAAAAAGAGGTTCATAGATGCAAGATATAATAACTCGTCCGACTTGGGCTGA
- a CDS encoding alanine racemase: protein MQDIITRPTWAEIDLDNLIYNYRVLKELCHNTDISCVVKANAYGHGAIEVSKALGS from the coding sequence ATGCAAGATATAATAACTCGTCCGACTTGGGCTGAGATTGATTTAGATAATTTAATATATAATTACAGAGTTTTGAAAGAGTTATGCCATAATACTGATATCTCTTGTGTAGTTAAAGCCAATGCCTACGGACATGGTGCTATTGAAGTATCAAAAGCTCTTGGAAGCTGA
- the alr gene encoding alanine racemase encodes MKYQKLLEAEGVQYFSVSSLQEGLELRAVGIETPIMLLTALPTGYERAAIQNNIEATVFSFEQADRLNEMCREMNTSYSIHIKLDTGMRRIGFRISDESIEEISRINSLEHINLKGVFTHFAAADEANNNYTPLQFQDFMDMVEKLEKKGVVFEIKHVNNDAALFMYDYREDMVRLGIGLYGIFPSDFVRAKVDFELKPVMALKSIVTNIKTIQRGETVGYGQTYTAKGEVVIATVGIGYADGLPRLMSNKGSVIINGVACPIVGRVCMDQLMVDVTELQDVNIDDIVVIFGDPNKNEPEVGNIADVCDTISYEILSGVSRRIPRVYIKGGKEVNVVSYLNY; translated from the coding sequence TTGAAGTATCAAAAGCTCTTGGAAGCTGAGGGTGTTCAGTATTTTTCCGTTTCATCTCTGCAAGAAGGTTTGGAATTAAGAGCTGTTGGAATAGAAACTCCAATTATGTTATTGACAGCATTGCCGACCGGTTATGAACGTGCTGCCATCCAAAACAATATCGAGGCAACTGTGTTCAGTTTTGAACAGGCAGACAGATTAAATGAAATGTGCAGAGAAATGAATACATCATATAGTATTCACATTAAACTGGATACAGGAATGAGGCGAATCGGATTTAGAATAAGCGATGAGTCCATCGAAGAAATATCCAGAATAAACTCCTTAGAGCATATAAATCTAAAAGGAGTATTTACTCATTTTGCTGCGGCGGATGAAGCAAATAATAACTATACACCATTACAATTTCAAGATTTTATGGATATGGTAGAAAAGCTTGAAAAAAAAGGCGTAGTCTTTGAGATAAAACATGTAAATAATGATGCAGCACTTTTTATGTACGACTATAGAGAAGATATGGTTAGACTTGGAATTGGACTATATGGTATTTTTCCATCTGATTTTGTAAGAGCAAAAGTCGATTTTGAACTCAAACCCGTAATGGCGTTAAAATCGATTGTTACAAATATTAAGACCATTCAGCGGGGTGAAACCGTCGGTTATGGTCAAACATATACTGCAAAAGGTGAAGTAGTTATTGCTACTGTAGGAATTGGATATGCAGACGGTCTTCCAAGACTAATGTCAAATAAAGGTTCCGTTATTATAAATGGGGTGGCATGTCCAATAGTCGGCAGGGTATGTATGGATCAATTAATGGTTGATGTTACTGAACTACAGGATGTCAATATCGACGATATAGTAGTTATTTTTGGCGACCCAAATAAAAATGAGCCTGAAGTTGGAAATATAGCAGATGTTTGTGATACAATAAGTTATGAAATACTATCAGGAGTTAGTCGAAGGATTCCTAGGGTATATATTAAAGGGGGAAAGGAAGTAAATGTTGTCAGTTATCTAAACTATTGA
- a CDS encoding type II toxin-antitoxin system PemK/MazF family toxin, producing MKVKRGDLFYADLSPVIGSEQGGVRPVLIVQNDVGNKYSPTVIIAAITSQVNKAKLPTHVDITSSSYGLPKNSVVLLEQIRTIDKKRLREKIGRFDADVMRRVEDALKVSFEL from the coding sequence TTGAAAGTAAAAAGAGGAGATTTGTTTTATGCCGATTTAAGTCCGGTTATAGGATCTGAACAGGGCGGAGTAAGACCTGTACTCATCGTTCAGAACGACGTTGGAAATAAGTATAGCCCAACCGTAATAATTGCGGCTATCACTTCCCAAGTAAATAAGGCAAAACTTCCAACTCATGTCGACATAACATCGTCCAGCTACGGACTTCCTAAAAACTCCGTAGTTCTTTTAGAACAAATCCGTACAATTGATAAAAAAAGACTAAGAGAGAAAATAGGTCGATTTGACGCGGATGTTATGAGAAGAGTAGAAGATGCATTAAAAGTTTCGTTTGAATTATAG
- a CDS encoding coenzyme F420-0:L-glutamate ligase, whose protein sequence is MHRTVGTSAYGLRAPIIKKGDPLEDIVVTTLVEAVERNSLTLKEMDVLAITESLLARAQGNYCSTDNITQDLNSKFNDSIGVLFPITSRNRFSVILKAIANTKKRIVLFLNYPSDEVGNRLMDTEVITKSGINIYNDTIDEKRYRELVGGEYKHPFTGIDYVSLYKSYAVNDNIEIYLSNNATDILNYTKDILVANIHDRTTIKEHLKANGANIVYGLDDLMNNPIDGSGFNPRYGLYGSNLATPTSLKLFPRNSDVFVKNIQEKVYNQTGVKIEVMVYGDGAFKDPIGKIWELADPVVSPGYTPNLEGTPNELKLKYIADNELLGLDKESAINVMKEKINSKTKDEIDKNVSLGTTPRRLTDLLGSLADLVSGSGDKGTPIVLIQGYFDNFASE, encoded by the coding sequence ATGCATAGAACCGTTGGAACATCAGCATATGGCTTGAGAGCACCGATAATAAAAAAAGGAGATCCTCTTGAAGATATAGTAGTAACCACTCTTGTTGAAGCTGTTGAGAGAAATTCTCTTACACTAAAAGAGATGGACGTACTGGCTATTACGGAGTCACTATTGGCACGAGCGCAAGGAAACTACTGCTCTACAGACAATATCACTCAGGACTTGAACTCAAAGTTCAATGACAGCATCGGAGTACTATTCCCTATTACCAGCAGAAATAGGTTCTCTGTAATTTTAAAGGCAATCGCCAATACAAAGAAGAGGATTGTTTTATTCTTAAATTACCCTAGTGATGAAGTTGGTAATAGACTTATGGATACGGAGGTTATTACTAAAAGTGGAATAAATATCTACAATGATACTATAGATGAAAAAAGATATAGGGAATTAGTAGGTGGCGAATATAAACATCCATTTACAGGTATTGACTATGTTTCCCTTTATAAATCATATGCAGTAAATGACAATATCGAAATATATCTATCTAATAATGCTACAGATATTCTAAATTATACCAAAGATATTCTGGTTGCCAATATTCATGACAGAACCACTATAAAAGAGCACCTGAAAGCGAATGGTGCAAATATAGTGTATGGACTGGACGACTTAATGAATAATCCTATAGACGGAAGTGGATTTAATCCGAGATATGGATTATACGGTTCAAATTTAGCTACCCCTACTTCTTTAAAATTATTCCCTAGAAACTCAGATGTATTTGTTAAAAATATACAAGAAAAAGTTTATAATCAAACCGGTGTAAAAATAGAAGTAATGGTTTATGGTGACGGAGCATTCAAAGATCCGATTGGAAAAATCTGGGAACTGGCAGATCCTGTGGTATCCCCGGGATACACACCTAACCTTGAAGGAACTCCCAATGAACTTAAGCTTAAGTATATCGCAGATAACGAACTTCTAGGACTTGACAAGGAGTCTGCTATTAATGTTATGAAAGAAAAGATAAATAGTAAGACCAAGGATGAAATAGATAAAAATGTATCCCTTGGAACCACTCCTCGAAGACTTACTGATTTACTTGGTTCCCTCGCAGATCTGGTAAGTGGTTCGGGTGATAAGGGTACTCCTATAGTTCTTATACAAGGATACTTTGATAATTTTGCAAGTGAATAA
- a CDS encoding 5-formyltetrahydrofolate cyclo-ligase has protein sequence MVKRKLRKDLMDRRSSLSDQDRAELNAKALENFLNSDEYANSNDIFVFVSFGDEIDTHELIRNMLRDGKNVYIPVTYKGSAKMKLSKLTNFDDLVPGHYGILSPKPGFEEFVDHNIVDLVVVPGLAFDRRGHRVGYGAGYYDKFFADLSINPKKIGFAYDFQILDSLPDDEHDVPVDKIITELT, from the coding sequence ATGGTAAAAAGAAAATTAAGAAAAGATTTAATGGACCGAAGAAGCTCTTTATCCGATCAGGATAGAGCCGAACTCAATGCAAAGGCTTTGGAGAATTTTCTAAATAGCGATGAATATGCTAACTCTAATGATATCTTTGTATTTGTAAGCTTTGGAGATGAAATTGATACACATGAACTTATCAGAAATATGTTAAGAGACGGTAAGAATGTATACATCCCTGTTACTTACAAAGGTTCAGCTAAAATGAAATTAAGTAAATTAACAAATTTTGATGATTTAGTACCGGGACATTATGGAATACTATCCCCTAAACCGGGATTTGAAGAATTTGTAGACCATAATATTGTAGATTTGGTTGTAGTACCAGGTTTAGCTTTTGATAGAAGAGGTCATAGGGTAGGTTATGGTGCAGGATATTATGATAAATTTTTTGCCGATCTAAGCATAAATCCCAAAAAAATAGGTTTTGCTTATGATTTTCAAATTTTAGATTCATTACCTGATGATGAACACGATGTACCTGTAGACAAAATAATTACCGAACTGACTTAG
- the ftsE gene encoding cell division ATP-binding protein FtsE, which translates to MIQFKNVSKKYSKGIDALNDVSFTIEDGEFVFLIGPSGAGKTTIIKLLLKEEDPTSGKVILNGQDISYLRARRIPAIRRNIGVVFQNFRLLEDRNVYKNVKFALDILGVSKKESKKSIKRVLDLVNLSHREKSYPLQLSGGEQQRVSMARAMVNNPKILIADEPTGNLDPETSWEIMDSLLKINESGTTVIMVTHSKEIVDKLRKRVIHLENGSIVSDEMEGTYR; encoded by the coding sequence CTGATACAATTTAAAAACGTAAGTAAAAAGTATTCCAAAGGAATTGACGCACTCAACGACGTTTCTTTTACAATTGAAGATGGCGAGTTTGTCTTTTTGATTGGCCCTTCCGGAGCAGGAAAAACTACAATCATCAAATTACTGCTTAAAGAAGAAGATCCCACTTCCGGCAAGGTCATTTTGAATGGGCAGGACATCAGCTATTTAAGAGCAAGGAGAATCCCTGCAATAAGAAGAAATATCGGAGTCGTATTTCAAAACTTTAGACTACTTGAAGATAGAAATGTATATAAAAATGTTAAATTTGCCCTTGATATATTGGGCGTTTCAAAAAAGGAATCTAAAAAATCAATTAAAAGAGTCTTGGACTTAGTTAACTTAAGCCATAGAGAAAAATCTTATCCATTGCAATTATCAGGTGGCGAGCAACAAAGAGTGTCAATGGCCAGAGCAATGGTGAATAATCCTAAAATATTGATCGCCGATGAACCTACCGGAAATTTGGATCCGGAGACATCATGGGAAATTATGGATTCATTATTAAAGATCAATGAATCAGGAACTACAGTCATAATGGTTACGCATTCTAAAGAAATAGTCGATAAGCTAAGAAAAAGAGTAATCCACTTGGAAAATGGAAGTATAGTAAGTGATGAAATGGAAGGTACTTATCGATGA
- the ftsX gene encoding permease-like cell division protein FtsX — protein sequence MRKIRKFFTVIKTGFSGVWKNKSMGLASIISISAVSIILGIVLIAALTMNVLLKDVQTKVDEIELYIKDEVTEERVSEIGSSLEAQEGIKGIRFKTKDAALEEMKKIWGEDAYILEGLEHDNPLERSFVVSVENIEDSHKIVEFAKNLDGVSNVVYYQDAVDKLVKIANYVRVGGLIVTIILIVISILVISNTVKLTVLARRREIEVMKYVGASNGMISGPFIIEGVIFGLIGAVLAFLVTNYSYQLVYNRFNERIYTLISSYLIEPKFLRTDLLIIFCTLGVVIGTVGSVFSLKKYLKV from the coding sequence ATGAGAAAAATAAGAAAGTTTTTTACCGTTATAAAGACCGGATTTTCCGGAGTATGGAAGAATAAATCTATGGGATTAGCTTCTATCATTTCAATCTCTGCTGTATCCATAATACTTGGAATAGTTTTAATTGCAGCATTGACGATGAATGTGCTCCTTAAAGACGTGCAGACAAAGGTTGATGAGATAGAATTATATATAAAGGATGAAGTTACCGAAGAGCGAGTAAGCGAGATAGGTAGTAGCTTGGAAGCTCAAGAGGGTATTAAAGGCATTAGGTTTAAGACAAAAGATGCAGCTCTTGAAGAGATGAAAAAAATCTGGGGAGAAGATGCTTATATACTTGAAGGTTTAGAGCATGACAATCCCTTGGAAAGATCCTTTGTAGTCTCTGTAGAAAACATTGAAGACTCACATAAAATAGTCGAGTTTGCAAAAAACCTTGACGGGGTGAGCAATGTAGTATATTATCAGGACGCAGTTGATAAATTAGTTAAAATTGCAAATTATGTAAGAGTCGGTGGATTGATAGTTACTATAATCCTCATAGTTATCTCAATACTCGTCATATCAAATACCGTTAAACTAACTGTACTTGCCAGACGTAGAGAGATTGAGGTAATGAAGTATGTAGGCGCCTCGAATGGTATGATCAGTGGACCATTTATCATAGAAGGTGTCATCTTCGGTTTAATTGGTGCGGTATTGGCATTTTTAGTGACTAATTATTCTTATCAATTAGTCTATAACAGATTTAATGAAAGGATTTACACGCTAATATCAAGTTATCTAATTGAACCTAAGTTTCTAAGAACCGACTTATTAATTATATTTTGTACTTTGGGAGTGGTAATAGGGACCGTTGGCTCGGTATTTTCTCTGAAGAAGTATCTCAAAGTATAA
- a CDS encoding C39 family peptidase, with protein MKFFNRKRAIALALAGSIMFSAVTVMATELEQIEAKQGEIQGANELIQNQRYQIEQANQDLNYAFDSLERLNEEAKALKDEIDALQAEIDRLEKSIADNEKKKQELEVKLEGQIDLFKKRLAVMYKNRNSGYISVLLSSDNVDDFLSKLTTMKSVAEYDKKLIEDMKNTKKLLDKVSISLKGEKATRDEAMANYKVKEAQLMDKINDQRDLIAIIQNNKDLAANEINRLEGIVSNLNSEIADLQTQLKERLEREEAERKAAEEAERARAAEAEAERLRLAAAESTTEALVNETAGLSSIDTSSRNYVPQTNFKPFDGNIVYYNQREEPWGSASYGNGWLGTIAANGCGPTSMAMVLSSMTDTTVSPIEMANFATNNGHVMPGDGGSYWSLFPGAASAYGLSCVQTSNRAQIIEALSNGALVIASQNNALGNYWTYGGHFIVLTGITSSGNITVADPWSRGHSAVSHTQDQVFIPMRSAWIINK; from the coding sequence TTGAAGTTTTTCAATAGAAAGAGGGCTATTGCTCTAGCTTTAGCCGGCTCGATAATGTTCTCGGCGGTTACGGTAATGGCGACCGAACTTGAACAAATCGAGGCAAAACAAGGCGAAATACAAGGCGCTAATGAATTAATTCAAAATCAAAGATACCAAATAGAACAAGCAAATCAGGACTTGAATTATGCTTTTGATAGTTTAGAAAGACTAAACGAAGAAGCAAAAGCACTAAAGGATGAAATTGATGCTTTACAAGCAGAGATTGACAGACTTGAAAAGTCTATTGCTGATAATGAAAAGAAGAAACAAGAACTGGAAGTTAAACTCGAAGGTCAGATTGATCTGTTTAAGAAAAGATTAGCGGTAATGTATAAAAACAGAAACAGCGGATACATATCTGTACTGTTATCATCTGATAATGTCGACGACTTTTTGTCTAAACTTACTACGATGAAATCAGTAGCGGAATATGATAAAAAGCTAATCGAAGACATGAAAAACACTAAAAAACTTCTAGACAAAGTAAGCATAAGTCTTAAAGGCGAAAAAGCGACCAGAGATGAAGCAATGGCTAATTATAAAGTCAAAGAAGCTCAATTGATGGACAAGATAAACGATCAAAGAGACCTAATTGCAATTATTCAAAATAATAAAGATTTAGCTGCTAACGAGATTAATAGACTTGAAGGAATTGTGTCTAATCTTAACTCAGAAATAGCAGATCTTCAAACTCAACTCAAAGAAAGACTTGAAAGAGAAGAAGCCGAGAGAAAGGCAGCAGAAGAAGCTGAAAGAGCTAGAGCAGCCGAGGCTGAAGCAGAAAGACTAAGACTTGCGGCTGCAGAATCTACAACTGAAGCGTTAGTAAATGAAACTGCAGGATTATCTTCTATAGACACATCTAGTAGAAACTATGTACCTCAAACTAATTTTAAACCTTTCGATGGTAATATAGTTTATTATAACCAAAGAGAAGAACCATGGGGCAGTGCATCATACGGTAATGGTTGGCTAGGTACAATCGCAGCAAATGGCTGTGGACCTACTTCTATGGCTATGGTACTAAGTTCTATGACAGATACCACTGTTTCACCAATAGAAATGGCCAATTTCGCAACAAATAACGGTCATGTAATGCCTGGAGACGGCGGATCATATTGGTCATTATTCCCGGGTGCAGCAAGTGCATATGGTTTGAGCTGTGTTCAAACAAGCAATAGAGCTCAGATTATCGAAGCGCTATCAAATGGAGCACTGGTAATAGCTAGTCAAAATAATGCATTAGGTAATTACTGGACATATGGCGGACACTTTATAGTGTTGACAGGCATTACAAGTTCAGGAAATATTACTGTAGCAGATCCATGGTCGAGAGGGCATTCGGCAGTTAGCCACACCCAAGATCAAGTATTTATACCTATGAGATCAGCTTGGATTATTAATAAATAA
- a CDS encoding YoaK family protein: protein MEKRPIIHRWMIMVLTFLAGYVNVEGIIECGVTVSHYTGNLSNLGKGLVLGDLRRVQILSSILILFFMGSLLIGMVNQREFRTPRNRYKWILLVQGLALIVVYHRFESILPYLLAFYMGIQNGAFAMYKGVRVRFTHMTGYLTEAALELAAILRRKASPERFVFYIFSMSSFVFGGIVAAIIEVYNHNILMPLSSILYIIVAYGLHRTTRIGYDYEN from the coding sequence ATGGAAAAAAGACCTATTATACATAGATGGATGATAATGGTACTTACTTTCTTAGCGGGATATGTAAATGTAGAAGGTATAATCGAATGTGGAGTTACTGTGAGCCATTACACAGGAAACCTGTCCAATCTAGGTAAAGGCTTGGTTTTGGGCGACTTAAGAAGGGTACAAATATTAAGCAGTATACTTATTTTGTTTTTTATGGGATCATTATTAATAGGAATGGTCAATCAAAGAGAGTTTAGAACACCTAGAAACAGGTATAAATGGATATTACTCGTTCAAGGTCTGGCATTAATCGTAGTCTACCATAGATTTGAGAGTATACTTCCATATTTGCTGGCTTTTTACATGGGCATACAAAATGGTGCTTTCGCAATGTACAAAGGTGTAAGAGTCAGATTTACTCATATGACCGGATACCTGACTGAAGCAGCTCTTGAATTAGCGGCAATACTTAGGAGAAAAGCATCGCCGGAGAGATTTGTATTTTATATCTTCAGTATGAGCAGCTTTGTTTTCGGTGGGATAGTAGCGGCAATCATAGAAGTTTACAATCATAATATTTTGATGCCATTATCATCTATACTCTATATTATAGTTGCCTACGGACTGCATAGAACCACTAGAATCGGCTATGATTACGAAAATTAA